CGCGGACGTCGGGCAGGTGGGGGAGGCCCTGGCCGCGGCCGCCGCCGAGCTGCGCGACCAGGATGTGGCGAAGAGCCGGGCGCTGGGCGCCGCCGGCGCCGCGCTGCTGCCGGACCCCGCGACCGTGCTGACCCACTGCAACGCCGGCGGGCTGGCGACCGGCGGCTACGGCACGGCCCTCGGGGTGGTGTACGCCGCCGCCGACGCCGGCAAGCGGGTGCGGGTCTTCGCCGACGAGACGCGCCCGCTGCTGCAGGGGGCCCGCCTCACGGCCTGGGAACTGCAGGCCCGCGGGATCCCGGTCACGCTGATCTGCGAGGGGGCGGCCGGCAGCCTGCTGCGCCGCGGGGGCGTCGACGCCGTGATCACCGGGGCCGACCGCATCGCCCGCAACGGCGACGTCGCCAACAAGATCGGGACCTACCCCCTGGCCGTGCTGGCCCGGACCCACGGGGTGCCGTTCTACGTGGCGGCGCCCACGTCGACCTTCGACCCGGGGTCGCCGGATGGGAGCGCGATCGTCGTCGAAGAGCGCGATCCGTCGGAAGTCCTGGAATGTCAGGGGGTTGCCGTGGCGCCGGCCGGCGTGGCGGCCTGGAACCCGGCGTTCGACGTGACGCCGGCCGACCTGGTGACCGCCATCGTCACCGAGCGGGGGGTCCACCGGCCCCCGTACGACGCCTCGCTGGCGGGGATCGGTCCCGGAGCGCCCGATTCCCTTCCTTGACAGCAACCTGCCGCTCTGCTAGATTTCTCCCCTTCTCCCCCTGGAGTATCTGCTCCGTCGGAGTTCTTGCGCAGCTTGCGTCTAAGACGCGGGTTGCGCGGTCCGCGCCCCGGATCGGGGCGCATTCACGGGACCGGACCCTGAAGAGGGCGACTCGACAACCGGTGGGCTGTCGGGCATCGGTCTGTTGCGCCGCGGGATCGCGGGACGCGCACGGCAACGGCGCGACCGGCGGCGGCGGACGAGTGGCGCGCCGACGGCGGCGCGCGTGGAGGCTGGACTTGAAGACCCAGGACCAGAAGACCTACAACATGAAGCTGGCCGAGATCGACAAGGAATGGCTCGTGGTCGACGCGGCGGACATCCCGCTCGGTCGCCTCGCCACCCAGATCGCCGGCCTGCTGCGGGGCAAGCACAAGCCCACGTTCACCGCCCATCTCGACATGGGCGACAACGTGATCGTGATCAACGCGGCGCAGGTCAAGCTGACGGGCCTGAAGGGCCAGAACAAGATCTACGACCACTACAGCCAGTTCATCGGCGGGCTGAAGCGGGTGCCCCTGCAGACCATGACGCAGAAGCACCCGGAGTTCGTCGTGACCAACGCCGTGCGCGGCATGCTGCCGAAGAACAAGCTGTCCCGGCACCAGCTGAAGCACCTGCGGGTCTACCCGGGGAGCGATCATCCCCACCAGGCCCAGCTGCCCCGCGTCCACGCGGTGAGCGTCTAGATCAAGGGACCGAACCCGCCCCGCGGGGCGGGCAAAGGAGATCAGCTTGGACGACAAGTACTACGCGACCGGCCGGCGCAAGACCTCGGTGGCCCGCGTCTGGGTGACCCCCGGCGGCACCGGCAAGATCACGGTCAACAACAAGGCGGCCGAGACCTATTTCGACGCCATGCGCATCCAGACCATCAACGAGCCGCTCAAGGCGCTCGTCGAGAACCAGACCTACGACGTGTGGGCCTCGGTCAACGGCGGCGGGCCCACGGGACAGGCGGGCGCCCTGCGCCACGGCCTCGCCCGCGCCCTGGTCGCGGCCAACGAGGAGAACCGCGTCGCGATGCGCAAGGCCGGCCTGCTGACGCGCGACTCCCGCATGGTGGAGCGCAAGAAGTACGGCCAGCCCGGCGCCCGCAAGCGCTTCCAGTTCTCGAAGCGGTAGACTTCTGGAAGTCTAGCCGTCTGCCGCGGGGCGCCTAGCGCCCCACATCACGCACCCGACGGGAGGACGGGACCGGTGGCGCCCCAGGGCGTTCGTCCCGTCCGTCGATCGTCGGGGAGGCATCAACCGGACAACGGAGGATCGTCATGGCCAACGTCGGACTCAAGGAGCTGCTCGAAGCGGGCGTCCACTTCGGTCACCAGACCCGCAAGTGGAACCCCAAGATGCGGCCCTACATCTTCATCGCCCGCAACGGCATCTACATCATCGACCTGCAGAAGACGCTGCGCGCGCTGAACAAGGCGCGCGACTTCCTGACCGGCGTCTCGGCCAAGGGCGGCACCGTGCTGTTCGTCGGCACGAAGAAGCAGGCCAAGGTCGCGGTGAAGGAGCTGGCCACCCGCTGCAACATGCCCTACGTCACCGAGCGCTGGCTCGGCGGCATGCTCACCAACTGGCAGACCATCAGCAAGAGCGTCGCGAAGCTCGACGAGATCGAGAGCCTGCGCGCCACCGGCAAGATCGAGCAGTTCTC
The DNA window shown above is from bacterium and carries:
- the rpsI gene encoding 30S ribosomal protein S9, yielding MSLDDKYYATGRRKTSVARVWVTPGGTGKITVNNKAAETYFDAMRIQTINEPLKALVENQTYDVWASVNGGGPTGQAGALRHGLARALVAANEENRVAMRKAGLLTRDSRMVERKKYGQPGARKRFQFSKR
- the mtnA gene encoding S-methyl-5-thioribose-1-phosphate isomerase, with amino-acid sequence ADVGQVGEALAAAAAELRDQDVAKSRALGAAGAALLPDPATVLTHCNAGGLATGGYGTALGVVYAAADAGKRVRVFADETRPLLQGARLTAWELQARGIPVTLICEGAAGSLLRRGGVDAVITGADRIARNGDVANKIGTYPLAVLARTHGVPFYVAAPTSTFDPGSPDGSAIVVEERDPSEVLECQGVAVAPAGVAAWNPAFDVTPADLVTAIVTERGVHRPPYDASLAGIGPGAPDSLP
- the rplM gene encoding 50S ribosomal protein L13, whose amino-acid sequence is MKLAEIDKEWLVVDAADIPLGRLATQIAGLLRGKHKPTFTAHLDMGDNVIVINAAQVKLTGLKGQNKIYDHYSQFIGGLKRVPLQTMTQKHPEFVVTNAVRGMLPKNKLSRHQLKHLRVYPGSDHPHQAQLPRVHAVSV